A genomic window from Nematostella vectensis chromosome 9, jaNemVect1.1, whole genome shotgun sequence includes:
- the LOC5507076 gene encoding serpin B6 has product MAGAAESVNKFTLDLHKVLMGKGDAAKNTFYSPASICVALGMVYAGARGETADEMATAMHWEGHKPMLPSKHQEHKELSVALNNPGATNEMSIANNLFLQKDFSILKEFTDICQKYYDADISLVDYKTDFEGARKHVNQWVEERTKKKICDLIAPGVFNMLTRLTLVNAIYFKGMWDKPFKKEHSHSSEFRTTSSNEVEVEMMFQKSKFKYLHSDKYKCKLLELPYVDTQLSMVLVLPDETEGLARFEQDLTHDKMTDIFNSVSSQRPADVEVYIPKFKMTSEFKLNEALQELGMKKMFDQAAADFTGISLPPEHLFVSAVLHKAFVEVNEEGTEAAAATAAIMMMRCAIMREPLVFRADHPFLFLIQHCKSKCVLFMGRVMNPVE; this is encoded by the exons ATGGCTGGAGCTGCTGAATCTGTCAACAAATTTACTCTGGACCTTCATAAAGTCCTGATG GGAAAGGGTGATGCTGCAAAAAACACATTCTATTCTCCTGCAAGCATATGTGTAGCACTCGGCATGGTGTATGCTGGTGCTCGGGGCGAGACAGCAGATGAAATGGCTACAGCGATGCATTGGGAGGGACATAAGCCCATGCTACCCAGCAAGCACCAGGAGCATAAGGAATTATCTGTTGCTCTGAACAATCCTGGAGCCACAAATGAGATGAGCATTGCAAACAACCTGTTCCTGCAGAAAGATTTCAGTATCCTTAAAGAGTTTACAGATATTTGCCAGAAGTACTATGATGCTGATATATCACTTGTGGATTATAAAACTGACTTTGAGGGTGCCAGGAAGCATGTGAACCAGTGGGTGGAGGAGAGGACCAAGAAGAAGATTTGCGACTTGATCGCACCAGGCGTATTCAATATGCTAACCAGGCTGACACTAGTGAATGCCATTTACTTCAAGGGAATGTGGGACAAGCCATTCAAGAAAGAGCACTCGCATTCCTCAGAGTTCCGTACCACTAGTTCAAATGAAGTGGAAGTAGAAATGATGTTTCAAAAATCAAAGTTCAAGTATCTGCACAGTGACAAGTACAAGTGTAAATTGTTAGAGCTTCCATATGTTGATACTCAGTTATCAATGGTCCTGGTGCTTCCAGATGAAACTGAAGGCCTGGCAAGGTTTGAGCAAGATCTGACCCATGACAAGATGACAGACATCTTTAACTCAGTTTCCTCGCAAAGACCAGCTGATGTAGAGGTCTATATCCCTAAATTTAAGATGACAAGTGAGTTCAAGTTGAATGAGGCCTTACAAGAGCTGGGGATGAAAAAGATGTTTGATCAGGCTGCAGCAGATTTCACAGGGATCTCTCTACCTCCTGAGCATTTATTTGTGTCTGCAGTACTTCACAAGGCGTTTGTTGAGGTGAATGAGGAAGGCACGGAGGCTGCTGCTGCTACTGCAGCGATCATGATGATGAGGTGTGCCATCATGAGAGAGCCCCTTGTGTTCCGCGCTGATCACCCATTCCTTTTCTTGATCCAGCACTGCAAGTCTAAGTGTGTGCTGTTCATGGGAAGAGTAATGAATCCAGTAGAATAG
- the LOC5507081 gene encoding leukocyte elastase inhibitor A, which translates to MQRVFSFLSLAFCLGLTCSLENERESSMASAVVHGSNDFALRILQSLSKSSASNVFFSPLSMSMALGLVYLGSRGTTAIQIANIFGWKESEFEETHRTFKQFHEALLTSDLGYGEIQLVNKIWGHDEFEILEEFLHGTREFYHSEMAQVDFVNKAFDARKEVNAWVHQQTKGNIKELIPHGVINSLTKLIIVNAVYFKGVWKKEFGEENTFHAAFFVPESHESKIEVEMMTGKMKVNYYYDADIKCRVVELPYSGDDTAMVIILPEEHSGIFSLEKSIDVEIMEKWRRLMINTTVEVSIPKFRLSQKLELRSLLQDLGVSDIFDSRKADLSGISAAKGLYVSSAIHKAHIEVNERGTVAAATTGVVMAKRSLDMNEVFYADHPFLFSIHHKPSNAILFLGKVMQPTRVGEKVSPHSDKPLSDEL; encoded by the coding sequence ATGCAGCgtgttttctcttttctttctctgGCGTTTTGCCTGGGTCTtacttgttctctcgagaatGAAAGGGAATCGAGTATGGCTTCAGCCGTAGTGCATGGTAGTAACGATTTTGCGCTAAGAATTCTCCAATCTCTATCGAAATCTAGTGCTAGCAATGTATTTTTCTCGCCTCTAAGCATGTCAATGGCTCTCGGTTTAGTATACTTAGGATCAAGAGGAACTACTGCGATTCAGATTGCCAACATTTTTGGATGGAAGGAGAGTGAATTTGAGGAGACGCATAGGACATTCAAGCAATTCCATGAGGCCCTGCTTACGAGTGATCTTGGTTATGGAGAAATACAACTTGTGAACAAGATTTGGGGACATGATGAGTTTGAAATACTTGAGGAATTCTTGCATGGGACACGGGAGTTCTACCATTCAGAGATGGCTCAAGTTGACTTTGTAAACAAAGCATTTGATGCTAGAAAAGAGGTCAATGCCTGGGTACACCAACAAACTAAAGGGAACATAAAAGAATTGATTCCACATGGAGTTATCAATTCATTGACCAAATTAATTATTGTTAATGCAGTTTATTTCAAAGGGGTTTGGAAGAAGGAATTTGGAGAAGAGAACACTTTCCATGCTGCATTCTTTGTACCTGAATCCCATGAGTCAAAGATTGAGGTAGAGATGATGACAGGAAAGATGAAAGTTAATTACTATTATGATGCTGACATCAAGTGTAGAGTAGTAGAGTTGCCCTATAGTGGAGATGATACAGCGATGGTGATCATTCTACCTGAAGAGCATAGTGGAATATTTAGTCTGGAGAAAAGCATAGATGTTGAGATCATGGAAAAGTGGAGAAGATTAATGATAAACACAACTGTTGAGGTATCCATCCCAAAGTTCAGACTGAGTCAAAAGCTTGAGCTAAGATCCCTCTTGCAAGACCTAGGAGTGAGTGACATATTTGATTCAAGGAAAGCAGATCTATCAGGCATTTCTGCAGCCAAAGGGCTTTATGTTTCAAGTGCTATTCATAAGGCCCACATAGAGGTTAATGAACGCGGTACAGTAGCCGCAGCCACCACCGGGGTTGTCATGGCAAAACGATCACTTGATATGAATGAGGTGTTCTATGCTGATCACCCATTTCTTTTCAGTATACATCACAAGCCATCTAATGCTATTTTATTTCTAGGTAAAGTTATGCAGCCAACCCGTGTAGGAGAAAAAGTGAGCCCCCACTCAGATAAACCCTTGTCAGATGAACTTTAA
- the LOC5507082 gene encoding UDP-glucuronosyltransferase 1-2: protein MASFHLALLLVVVFYAHLQTECSDGAKIVGYPMMGGSQYIGMKRIAQELAARGHEVTLLVSSIQKIKPTEGITHAVYQAPVDKNYMEQMVSRVIQNGVKEIFSKTGLLGVMPSFCEATLNSTDIIDLMKEFDIMISDTSMPCGPVLAEYLNITRVDYCPGSPRIPLLYQYHAPTFPSYVPLLLAGNPARMNFLQRVKNTLVYLAGQTMMRLVMFPKYDNIKQRYNINPELSFSESLGRAEMVLFLADHALDYPFPLLPAHKLIGPVNIQPPRPLSPEFQQIVNKSDGVIIVSFGSNIAAIADKEVDVLAEAFGRLKETVFWRQKGYIPANLSPNIKTVEWLPQNDLLANEKTRVFVSHLGQNSLYEAGYHGIPLVGVPLFGDQSENAVLVEDKGLGLAVDIHTVTADELYRTIRRVIDEPRFKENAARISRLMQDRRRSPTEEAADWIEYTLRHKRLTHLRPASVHLTWYQYFLLDVILFMGAVLLSVAMVTILVSSIQKTKPTTGIAHAVYKVPVEENFMENLVTQSMKNGLMYMFSEKGMFGSQKLFCECALNASDILEPLKKFDLVLADNSRLCGVVLAEYLNVPRVDYSPVAPRSPVIYQAHGPSFPSYVPLILSRNPARMNFLQRLKNTLVFVVEQMMTRFLIFPLFDDIKQRYNINPEMSYGESFGNAEMTLFLADHALDYAFPLLPGHKLIGGINIEPARPLSPEFQHIVNKSDGVIVVSFGSNFAAIADKEVDVLARAFGRLKETVIWRQKGYIPANLSPNIKTVEWLPQNDLLANEKTRVFVSHLGQNSLYEAGYHGIPLVGVPLFGDQPDNAVLVEDKGLGLAVDIHTVTADKLYRTIRRVIDEPRFKENAVRISRLMQDRRRSPTEEAADWIEYTLRHGRLTHLRPASIHLTWYQYFLLDVMLFMGVVLLSVAMVIRLVLKLVCSCFCRKRTKTKTQ from the exons ATGGCGTCCTTTCATCTCGCCCTCTTACTTGTCGTCGTGTTTTACGCGCATCTCCAGACCGAGTGTAGCGATGGCGCTAAGATCGTGGGTTACCCGATGATGGGGGGAAGCCAGTACATTGGGATGAAGAGGATCGCGCAAGAGTTAGCCGCCAGAGGACATGAG gtaaccctgTTAGTCAGCTCAATCCAGAAGATCAAGCCAACAGAAGGAATCACTCATGCTGTCTACCAAGCACCAGTGGACAAGAACTATATGGAGCAGATGGTTTCCCGTGTCATTCAGAATGGTGTCAAGGAAATATTTAGTAAAACAGGGCTGCTGGGTGTAATGCCATCATTCTGTGAAGCCACGTTGAATTCTACTGATATAATAGACCTCATGAAAGAGTTTGATATTATGATTTCTGACACGTCGATGCCTTGTGGTCCCGTGCTCGCCGAATATTTGAACATAACAAGAGTGGACTACTGTCCCGGCTCACCAAGGATTCCCCTATTATACCAGTACCATGCCCCAACTTTTCCATCCTACGTCCCCCTATTATTGGCAGGAAACCCAGCTAGAATGAACTTCTTACAAAGAGTTAAAAACACTTTGGTTTACTTGGCTGGGCAAACAATGATGAGACTGGTGATGTTTCCAAAGTATGATAATATTAAGCAAAGGTATAATATCAATCCTGAGTTGAGTTTTAGTGAGAGTTTGGGCAGAGCCGAGATGGTATTATTCCTGGCAGATCATGCTCTGGATTATCCCTTCCCTTTGTTACCAG CACACAAGTTAATCGGTCCGGTGAACATCCAGCCTCCCCGACCCCTCTCCCCAGAGTTCCAACAGATAGTTAACAAGTCAGATGGCGTCATCATCGTATCGTTCGGCTCAAATATCGCAGCCATTGCTGATAAAGAAGTCGATGTTTTGGCAGAGGCGTTTGGTCGCCTCAAAGAGACAGTCTTTTGGCGACAGAAAG GGTACATTCCGGCCAATCTGAGCCCCAACATCAAAACCGTTGAATGGCTTCCTCAGAATGATCTCCTGGCGAATGAAAAAACGCGCGTGTTTGTGTCACATCTTGGCCAGAACAGCTTGTATGAGGCTGGCTATCACGGGATTCCTTTGGTTGGTGTTCCCTTATTTGGTGATCAGTCGGAAAACGCTGTGCTTGTGGAGGATAAGGGACTGGGACTAGCAGTCGATATCCACACGGTGACGGCTGACGAGTTGTACCGAACGATACGACGAGTTATCGACGAGCCCCG attcaaagaaaatgcGGCGCGTATTTCCCGCCTGATGCAAGACCGCCGACGCTCCCCGACAGAGGAAGCTGCTGATTGGATAGAATACACACTACGTCACAAAAGATTGACACATCTTCGCCCCGCCTCTGTCCACCTTACTTGGTACCAGTACTTTCTTCTTGACGTCATACTCTTCATGGGCGCGGTTCTGCTATCTGTTGCCATG gtgacCATACTCGTCAGCTCAATTCAGAAGACCAAGCCAACCACAGGGATTGCTCACGCCGTGTATAAGGTACCAGTCGAAGAAAACTTCATGGAAAACCTTGTAACGCAATCCATGAAGAATGGCCTCATGTATATGTTTAGTGAAAAGGGCATGTTTGGTTCGCAAAAGCTGTTCTGTGAATGTGCTCTTAACGCATCCGATATTCTAGAACCTTTGAAAAAATTTGATCTCGTCCTCGCAGACAACTCTAGGCTTTGTGGTGTAGTTCTGGCCGAGTATTTGAATGTACCCCGAGTTGACTACAGCCCCGTAGCCCCCAGGAGCCCGGTAATCTACCAAGCTCACGGTCCATCCTTCCCGTCTTATGTTCCGCTGATATTGTCAAGGAACCCAGCAAGAATGAACTTCTTACAGCGACTCAAAAACACTCTTGTCTTCGTGGTGGAGCAAATGATGACAAGGTTCTTGATTTTCCCACTCTTTGACGATATAAAGCAAAGATATAATATCAATCCTGAAATGAGTTACGGGGAGAGTTTTGGCAACGCAGAGATGACACTTTTTCTAGCGGACCACGCCCTGGACTACGCTTTCCCTCTACTACCAG gaCACAAATTGATTGGTGGTATAAACATTGAGCCAGCCCGACCCCTTTCCCCAGAGTTTCAacatatagttaacaagtCAGATGGCGTCATCGTTGTATCGTTTGGTTCAAATTTTGCCGCCATTGCTGACAAAGAAGTCGATGTTTTGGCAAGGGCGTTTGGTCGCCTCAAAGAGACAGTTATTTGGAGGCAAAAAG GGTACATTCCGGCCAATCTGAGCCCAAACATCAAAACCGTTGAATGGCTTCCTCAGAATGATCTCCTGGCGAATGAGAAAACTCGCGTGTTTGTGTCACATCTTGGCCAGAACAGCTTGTATGAGGCTGGCTATCACGGGATTCCTTTGGTGGGTGTTCCCTTATTTGGTGATCAACCCGACAACGCTGTGCTTGTGGAGGATAAGGGACTGGGACTAGCAGTCGATATCCACACGGTGACGGCTGATAAGTTGTACCGAACGATACGACGAGTTATCGACGAGCCCCG ATTCAAAGAAAACGCGGTGCGTATTTCCCGCCTGATGCAAGACCGCCGACGCTCTCCGACAGAGGAAGCTGCTGATTGGATAGAATACACATTACGACACGGAAGATTGACACATCTTCGCCCCGCCTCAATCCACCTGACTTGGTACCAGTACTTTCTCCTAGACGTCATGCTCTTCATGGGCGTGGTTCTGCTGTCTGTTGCCATGGTGATCAGACTTGTCTTAAAACTTGTCTGCTCGTGTTTTTGTCGAAAGAGAACGAAGACTAAGACACAATAG
- the LOC116614494 gene encoding LOW QUALITY PROTEIN: UDP-glucuronosyltransferase 1A7-like (The sequence of the model RefSeq protein was modified relative to this genomic sequence to represent the inferred CDS: inserted 2 bases in 1 codon; substituted 2 bases at 2 genomic stop codons): METRLRLVWAHKVIGALNIQPPRPLSPEFQQIVNKSHGVIIVSFGSNIAAIADKEVDVLAEAFGRLEETVFXRQKGYIPANLSPNIKTVEWLPQNDRLAENXRVFVSHLGRNSLYESGYRAIPLVGMPLFADQFDNAVLMEDKELELAVDFHTVTADXLSRTIRRVIDEPRFKENAARISRLMQDRPRSPTEEAADWIECTLRHGKLTHLRPASVHLTWYQYFLLDVMLFLAVVLLSVAMVI; the protein is encoded by the exons ATGGAGACAAGGCTAAGACTTGTGTGGG CTCACAAGGTGATCGGTGCCTTGAACATCCAGCCTCCCCGACCCCTCTCCCCAGAGTTCCAACAGATAGTTAACAAGTCACATGGCGTCATCATCGTATCATTCGGCTCAAATATCGCAGCCATTGCTGACAAGGAAGTCGATGTTTTGGCAGAGGCGTTCGGTCGACTGGAAGAGACAGTCTTCTGAAGACAAAAAG GGTACATTCCGGCCAATCTGAGTCCGAATATCAAAACCGTTGAATGGCTTCCTCAGAATGATCGTCTGGCAGAAAA GCGCGTCTTTGTGTCACATCTTGGCCGGAACAGCTTGTATGAGTCCGGCTATCGCGCGATACCTTTGGTTGGCATGCCACTCTTTGCAGATCAGTTTGACAACGCTGTGCTTATGGAAGATAAGGAACTGGAACTAGCAGTCGATTTCCACACGGTAACGGCTGATTAATTGTCCCGAACGATACGCCGAGTTATCGACGAGCCCCG GTTCAAAGAAAACGCGGCGCGTATTTCCCGCCTGATGCAGGACCGCCCACGCTCACCGACAGAGGAAGCTGCTGATTGGATTGAATGCACATTACGTCATGGAAAATTGACACATCTTCGCCCCGCCTCCGTCCACCTGACCTGGTACCAGTATTTTCTTCTTGACGTCATGCTCTTCTTGGCCGTGGTTCTGCTGTCTGTTGCCATGGTGATTTGA
- the LOC116614495 gene encoding UDP-glucuronosyltransferase 2B7-like gives MAFFHTVLVFVVVFYAQLQTECSNGAKIVGYSMMGGSQYIGMKKIAQELVARGHEVTLLVSSIQKTDPSGSKGVRHAVYNVPVEPNHMEMAVQRTIKYGVKQMLGITSKLFCESTLDAVDVLEPMKAFDLILTDCTMLCGLIVAEYLNLTRVEYCPVTPRLPFMYYKDAPMFPSHVPLMKSQNPGQMSFLQRLRNTLVYFATHAGYKFVLQPVFEDIKQKYNITPERTYAESLGREEMTLFLADPALEYIFPLLPGHKLIGPVTVSPPKPLPRNLQKVIDSSDGVVIVSFGSNILSSLPRKDIDVLAEAFGQLKETVFWRIKGYIPANLSPNIKTVEWLPQNDLLANQKTRVLVSHLGQNSLYESSYHGIPLVGVPLCADQFDNAVLAEDRGLGLSVDINTVTADQLYRTIRRVVDEPRFKENAARISRLMQDRRRSPTEEAADWIEYTLRHRRLTHLRPASVHLIWYQYFLLDVMLYMGVVLLSVAMVIRLVYKLVCSCCCRKKKAKTQ, from the exons ATGGCGTTCTTTCACACCGTCCTCGTATTTGTTGTCGTGTTTTACGCACAGCTCCAGACCGAGTGTAGCAATGGCGCTAAGATTGTGGGTTACTCGATGATGGGGGGAAGCCAGTACATTGGAATGAAAAAGATCGCGCAAGAGTTAGTCGCTAGAGGACATGAG GTCACCCTTTTAGTGAGTTCAATACAGAAGACTGATCCATCAGGCAGCAAAGGCGTCCGCCACGCCGTCTACAATGTCCCGGTCGAGCCGAACCATATGGAGATGGCCGTTCAACGAACCATCAAATATGGCGTCAAACAAATGCTGGGAATTACATCGAAACTGTTTTGTGAATCGACGCTTGATGCTGTAGATGTCCTAGAACCAATGAAAGCCTTTGATTTGATTCTGACGGACTGTACTATGCTGTGTGGCCTCATAGTCGCGGAATATTTGAACCTAACTCGAGTCGAGTACTGCCCTGTGACCCCTAGACTACCCTTCATGTATTACAAAGATGCTCCTATGTTCCCATCACATGTACCACTCATGAAATCCCAAAACCCAGGCCAAATGTCCTTTCTACAGCGGCTTAGAAACACTCTTGTTTATTTTGCCACTCATGCGGGATACAAGTTTGTCTTACAACCCGTTTTTGAAGAtataaaacagaaatataatatcACTCCGGAGAGGACCTATGCGGAGAGTTTGGGAAGAGAAGAGATGACGCTTTTTCTTGCGGATCCCGCCCTGGAATACATCTTCCCTTTACTACCAG GACACAAGCTAATTGGCCCCGTCACCGTCAGTCCTCCAAAGCCCCTCCCCCGTAACCTGCAGAAGGTGATTGACAGTTCTGATGGTGTCGTCATCGTATCGTTTGGTTCGAATATTTTATCTTCTTTGCCGCGAAAGGATATCGATGTTTTAGCGGAGGCTTTTGGGCAACTAAAGGAGACGGTTTTCTGGAGAATAAAAG GCTACATTCCGGCCAATCTGAGCCCCAACATCAAAACAGTTGAATGGCTTCCTCAGAATGATCTCCTGGCGAATCAGAAAACGCGCGTACTTGTGTCACATCTTGGCCAGAACAGCTTGTATGAGTCCAGTTATCACGGGATACCTTTGGTGGGCGTGCCTCTCTGTGCAGATCAGTTCGACAATGCAGTCCTCGCGGAAGACAGGGGCCTGGGCCTGAGTGTGGATATAAATACTGTTACCGCTGACCAGCTGTACCGCACTATCCGGAGGGTTGTGGATGAGCCCAG ATTCAAAGAAAACGCGGCGCGTATTTCCCGCCTGATGCAGGACCGCCGACGCTCCCCGACAGAAGAAGCTGCTGATTGGATAGAATACACATTACGTCACAGAAGATTGACACATCTTCGCCCCGCCTCTGTCCACCTGATTTGGTACCAGTACTTTCTCCTTGACGTCATGCTCTACATGGGCGTGGTTCTGCTGTCTGTTGCCATGGTGATCAGACTTGTCTATAAACTTGTCTGCTCGTGCTGTTGTCGAAAGAAAAAGGCAAAGACGCAATAG